One Dehalococcoidia bacterium genomic window carries:
- a CDS encoding CoA transferase, whose amino-acid sequence MARNALDGIRIMDFTWAGAGPYATLLMALFGAEVIKVENHRHLDTNRTRNPGNLENSWRFNDLNLNKMSVTMDLSVPEARELVTSLAQVCDVVIQNFRPGVMARLGADYASLASRNPSVIMVSSSSRGSVGPERDYLGFASIFSALSGLSYVTGYDDGPPVEMRLPMDFASGVSAAMGTMVALEHRFRTGKGQHVDLASAELPSASIGEMLMDYTMNGRVQQRKGNQDGIMAPCECYPCKGEDSWVSIAVANDAEWKALCGVIGRRDLLKDARFADQLSRWEHRRDMDGAIGAWTVQLTPWQATERLQKAGVAAAPSCSSKDLYEDEHMKKRDMYTFVMHPVLNKQAVMNAPFKLTANPSKVRRHAPLIGEHNMHVFHGLLGLPQQRVEDLIERKVLY is encoded by the coding sequence ATGGCGAGGAACGCACTGGACGGCATCCGGATCATGGACTTCACGTGGGCGGGGGCGGGTCCCTACGCCACGCTGCTGATGGCCCTCTTCGGCGCGGAGGTCATCAAGGTCGAAAACCACCGGCATCTGGACACTAACCGGACGCGGAACCCCGGTAACCTTGAGAATTCCTGGCGCTTCAACGACCTGAACCTGAACAAGATGAGCGTGACGATGGACTTGAGCGTTCCGGAGGCGCGCGAGCTGGTCACGAGCTTGGCCCAAGTATGCGACGTGGTGATACAGAACTTCCGGCCGGGCGTGATGGCCCGGCTGGGAGCGGATTACGCGAGCCTGGCATCCCGTAATCCGTCCGTCATCATGGTCTCTTCGTCCAGCCGCGGCAGCGTGGGGCCGGAGCGGGACTACCTGGGGTTCGCCTCCATCTTCTCCGCCCTCAGCGGGTTGAGCTACGTGACCGGCTACGATGACGGCCCGCCCGTGGAGATGCGGCTGCCCATGGACTTCGCCAGCGGAGTCAGCGCGGCTATGGGCACCATGGTGGCGCTGGAGCACCGGTTTCGCACGGGGAAAGGGCAGCACGTTGACCTGGCCTCCGCTGAGCTTCCCAGCGCGAGCATCGGCGAAATGCTCATGGACTACACTATGAACGGCAGGGTGCAGCAGCGGAAGGGGAACCAGGACGGGATCATGGCCCCCTGCGAGTGCTATCCCTGCAAAGGCGAGGATAGCTGGGTCAGCATCGCGGTGGCCAACGACGCGGAGTGGAAGGCGTTGTGCGGGGTCATCGGCAGGCGGGACCTTCTGAAAGACGCGCGGTTCGCTGACCAGCTCAGCCGGTGGGAGCACCGGCGGGACATGGACGGGGCCATCGGCGCGTGGACGGTCCAGCTTACGCCCTGGCAGGCCACCGAGCGTTTGCAGAAGGCGGGGGTCGCGGCGGCGCCCTCCTGCAGCTCCAAGGACCTGTACGAGGACGAGCACATGAAGAAACGGGACATGTACACCTTCGTGATGCACCCGGTGCTGAACAAGCAGGCGGTGATGAACGCGCCGTTCAAACTCACGGCGAATCCGTCCAAAGTCCGGCGCCACGCTCCGCTGATAGGCGAGCACAACATGCACGTTTTTCATGGGCTTCTGGGGCTTCCGCAGCAGCGTGTGGAAGACCTGATTGAGCGGAAGGTACTGTACTAG
- a CDS encoding MaoC family dehydratase N-terminal domain-containing protein, whose protein sequence is MEKHAGTITDETVAQLRAQIGQELVGNDQPYIEAAGKDAIRHFAFGMGDFNPLWLDETYARKSRFGGLTAPPCILYAAGYHRHHGLRGAHGLHAGGTWEWFRPIRVDDHFTSKCYLSDVKEKQGRFGGREVIQTWRVDYKNQTGELAGSCFMWTIRADRSAAQSKGKYADLQKQVYTDQQIRDIERQVMHHTEQGDIPRLWSQVQVGDVLPPLVKGPITTNDIIAYCMGWGGGGNPYHYAHSLNLIYRRQHPGAATKNPQGIPDIPARVHWEDDYAQRSGLPWAYDLGPQRISWMSQLMTDWVGDDGFLKKMDVQLRSVNFVGDTTFCKGEVTRKFTEGDEALVECRLWAENQRGEKAVQGTAVASLPQSAPARPALRLVRETPPSGAQSAKCICVVDGGMIELENGTELRYEEFHAPSVWAPGGAVARRLNQRLVQDKVVQFVPVRKDRYGRFVAKVWVDGVSPSQTIQQDILARGYRLNAADEGEG, encoded by the coding sequence ATGGAAAAGCACGCAGGGACCATCACCGACGAGACAGTCGCCCAGCTCAGGGCCCAGATTGGCCAGGAGTTGGTCGGCAACGACCAGCCCTACATCGAGGCGGCGGGCAAGGACGCCATCAGGCACTTTGCCTTCGGCATGGGGGACTTCAATCCCCTCTGGTTAGACGAGACGTACGCGCGGAAGAGCCGCTTCGGCGGCCTGACGGCGCCTCCGTGCATCCTGTACGCCGCCGGGTACCACCGCCATCACGGGCTGCGCGGCGCGCACGGGCTGCACGCGGGCGGGACGTGGGAGTGGTTCCGGCCCATCCGCGTGGACGACCACTTCACCAGCAAGTGCTATCTTTCAGACGTGAAGGAAAAGCAGGGACGCTTTGGCGGCAGGGAGGTCATCCAGACATGGCGGGTGGACTACAAGAACCAGACGGGAGAGCTGGCAGGCTCCTGCTTCATGTGGACCATCCGGGCGGACCGCAGCGCGGCCCAGAGCAAAGGCAAGTACGCCGACCTCCAGAAGCAGGTCTATACCGACCAGCAGATACGCGACATCGAGCGGCAGGTGATGCACCATACGGAGCAGGGTGACATTCCCCGCCTGTGGAGCCAGGTGCAGGTGGGCGACGTCCTTCCCCCTCTCGTCAAAGGCCCCATCACGACCAATGACATCATCGCCTACTGCATGGGATGGGGCGGCGGCGGCAATCCGTACCACTATGCCCACTCCCTCAACCTCATCTACCGCCGCCAGCACCCCGGCGCCGCCACGAAGAACCCGCAGGGGATTCCGGACATCCCCGCCCGCGTCCACTGGGAGGACGACTACGCCCAGCGGTCGGGTCTGCCCTGGGCCTACGACCTCGGCCCGCAGCGCATCTCGTGGATGTCGCAGTTGATGACGGACTGGGTCGGCGACGACGGCTTCCTGAAGAAGATGGACGTGCAACTCCGCAGCGTCAACTTCGTCGGCGACACCACGTTCTGCAAGGGCGAGGTGACGCGGAAGTTCACCGAGGGTGACGAGGCCCTGGTGGAATGCCGCCTGTGGGCTGAAAACCAGCGGGGTGAGAAGGCGGTGCAGGGGACGGCCGTGGCGAGCCTGCCACAGTCGGCGCCCGCGCGGCCCGCTCTACGGCTCGTGCGGGAGACCCCGCCCTCCGGCGCTCAGTCCGCCAAGTGCATCTGCGTCGTGGACGGCGGCATGATCGAGCTGGAGAACGGCACAGAATTGCGGTACGAGGAATTCCATGCGCCATCGGTCTGGGCCCCCGGCGGGGCGGTGGCGCGGCGCTTGAACCAGCGGCTGGTCCAGGACAAGGTGGTCCAGTTCGTCCCGGTCCGCAAGGACAGGTATGGCCGCTTTGTGGCGAAGGTCTGGGTGGACGGCGTCAGTCCTTCTCAGACCATCCAGCAGGATATTCTGGCCCGCGGCTACCGCTTGAACGCGGCGGACGAAGGCGAGGGCTAG
- a CDS encoding CoA transferase, translating to MERSALDGFRVLDLGRVLAGPMLGQLLADMGAEVIKVESHQRMDGTRLGRPIIGDDIAGGDEGKWPNMQPMFHAVNRNKMAITLDLKSQQGRRTFLDLARVSDAVTENFSPGVMDNLGLGYRDLCKVKPDIVLISMSGPGAWGSKRHIVTYASQIAALCGMAAFIGYEDEEVLGISQTHYCDAAAATAGATAVCQALYYRQRTGRGQFIDLSQWEADTAFHAEAIIEYSMNKRVLRAKGNYHPRMAPYNAYRCQGDDAWISIAVDTEGAWQALCRVAGHPEWASDGRFADMYQRLRNRKELNAVISEWTRNEDAYALMERLQAEGVAAMPVMNIQDLYFNPHHLARQAFVETDHPLVGVEPIYGMPWKLSKTPGHIRRVAPSVGEHNEYVYQALLAMPGEEARDLEEQKVFW from the coding sequence ATGGAACGTAGCGCGCTGGACGGATTTCGAGTCCTTGACCTGGGCCGTGTCCTGGCCGGGCCCATGCTCGGCCAGTTGTTGGCGGACATGGGAGCAGAGGTCATCAAGGTGGAGTCGCACCAGAGGATGGACGGCACCCGGCTGGGCCGCCCCATCATCGGTGACGACATCGCGGGCGGCGACGAGGGCAAGTGGCCCAACATGCAGCCCATGTTTCACGCGGTGAACCGGAACAAGATGGCCATCACTCTGGACCTGAAAAGCCAGCAGGGCCGGCGGACGTTTCTGGATTTGGCGCGCGTCAGCGACGCAGTGACGGAAAACTTCTCCCCCGGGGTGATGGACAATCTGGGGCTGGGCTATCGCGACCTCTGCAAAGTCAAGCCTGACATCGTACTCATCTCCATGTCGGGGCCTGGCGCGTGGGGATCGAAGCGCCACATCGTCACCTACGCCTCGCAGATAGCGGCCCTCTGCGGCATGGCCGCCTTCATCGGCTATGAGGACGAGGAGGTGCTGGGCATAAGCCAGACCCACTACTGCGACGCCGCCGCCGCGACCGCCGGCGCCACCGCCGTTTGCCAGGCCCTGTACTATCGCCAGCGGACGGGAAGAGGCCAGTTCATTGACCTTTCCCAGTGGGAGGCGGACACGGCGTTCCACGCGGAGGCCATCATCGAGTATTCAATGAACAAGCGTGTGCTGCGCGCCAAAGGGAACTATCATCCCCGCATGGCGCCGTACAACGCCTACCGGTGCCAGGGCGACGACGCCTGGATATCCATCGCGGTGGACACGGAAGGGGCGTGGCAGGCGCTCTGCCGCGTCGCGGGCCATCCGGAGTGGGCGAGCGACGGCCGCTTCGCCGATATGTACCAGCGGCTGCGCAACCGCAAGGAGTTGAACGCGGTCATCAGCGAGTGGACGCGGAACGAGGATGCCTACGCCCTGATGGAGCGGCTCCAGGCCGAGGGCGTGGCGGCCATGCCCGTGATGAACATCCAGGACCTGTACTTCAACCCGCACCACCTGGCCCGTCAGGCCTTCGTGGAGACGGACCATCCCCTCGTGGGAGTGGAGCCAATCTACGGCATGCCGTGGAAGCTGAGCAAGACGCCCGGTCATATTCGGCGCGTGGCGCCGTCCGTAGGCGAGCACAACGAGTACGTCTATCAGGCCCTCCTCGCCATGCCCGGCGAGGAGGCTCGGGACCTTGAGGAACAGAAAGTCTTCTGGTAA
- a CDS encoding CoA transferase, with protein MEQALKGLKVIEFGEYIAAPYCGKLLADMGADVIKVERPPQGDVARRHGPFPGDQPHPERSGLFLFLNTNKRGVTLDPAVPTGRDLLMRLVKDADVLVQSYLPPQTDAWGLSYAEMEKLNPRLVMTSITPYGQTGPYRNFAGHDINCAAIGGVSAGNGDSDREPLAFGLTQCDFQGGLNASGATTAALIAREATGEGQHVDISIGEVLATLHVGVNLPTYIYRGIVATRSGRRGSVGRYPKALLPCKDGHFSLSAIQLGEWIRFIELMGTPEWSKNPRYRDRRAMAEEYPDEVDALVSQWTRQYTKEQIFQMGQDKHIPCAPVRTADETLAEPHLRERGFFVKGATPDGQTFEMPGPTARFSVTPWALSRQAPQLGEHNQEVFCGSLGLSRADLVALRRTGII; from the coding sequence ATGGAACAGGCGCTTAAAGGGCTGAAGGTCATAGAGTTCGGCGAATACATCGCCGCGCCGTACTGCGGGAAGCTGCTTGCGGACATGGGCGCGGACGTGATCAAGGTGGAGCGGCCTCCCCAGGGCGACGTGGCGCGCCGGCACGGGCCGTTCCCCGGCGACCAGCCGCACCCGGAACGCAGCGGCCTCTTTCTGTTCCTGAACACGAACAAGCGGGGCGTCACGCTGGACCCCGCGGTTCCGACGGGCCGCGACCTGCTGATGCGGCTAGTCAAGGACGCGGACGTGCTGGTTCAGAGTTATCTGCCTCCTCAGACGGACGCGTGGGGCCTGTCGTACGCGGAAATGGAAAAGCTCAATCCCCGGCTTGTCATGACATCCATCACGCCCTACGGCCAGACAGGGCCGTACCGCAACTTCGCGGGGCACGATATCAACTGCGCGGCCATCGGCGGTGTCAGCGCCGGCAACGGCGACTCCGACAGGGAGCCGCTGGCCTTCGGCCTGACCCAGTGCGATTTCCAGGGAGGACTCAACGCCTCGGGGGCGACCACTGCGGCGCTCATCGCGCGGGAGGCCACCGGCGAGGGGCAGCACGTGGACATCTCCATAGGAGAAGTCTTGGCCACGCTGCACGTGGGGGTCAACCTGCCCACCTACATCTACCGCGGCATCGTGGCCACCCGCTCCGGTCGCCGTGGCAGCGTGGGGCGGTACCCCAAGGCGCTCCTGCCCTGCAAGGACGGCCATTTCTCCCTCAGCGCGATTCAGCTTGGGGAATGGATACGGTTCATTGAGCTGATGGGAACGCCCGAGTGGAGCAAGAACCCGCGCTACCGGGACCGCCGCGCCATGGCGGAAGAGTACCCGGACGAGGTGGACGCCCTCGTGTCCCAGTGGACGAGGCAGTACACGAAAGAGCAGATCTTCCAGATGGGACAGGACAAGCACATCCCCTGTGCGCCGGTGCGGACGGCGGACGAGACCCTTGCCGAGCCACACCTGCGCGAGCGCGGGTTCTTCGTGAAGGGCGCGACGCCCGACGGCCAGACGTTCGAGATGCCCGGCCCGACCGCCAGGTTCTCGGTCACGCCGTGGGCCTTGAGCCGCCAGGCCCCGCAACTCGGCGAGCACAATCAGGAAGTCTTCTGCGGCTCCCTGGGGTTGAGCCGCGCCGACCTGGTCGCCCTGCGACGCACGGGCATCATCTAA